One region of Synechococcus elongatus PCC 11801 genomic DNA includes:
- a CDS encoding cupin, translating into MVIASNSIGVTAEALLYDYREAANPLGQRLISRVPYQDWGAELHQAPATAIIPLDLSEALGCEGPATSPSLLANFVHILPNQAIETTAIATSQIFYVLRGQGVTRVADQEIAWTEGCCLALPTDAIATHYAQTDSAFYWVHDAPLLRYLGVKPDRARFQPTLYRRQDLEQTLAAIAADPKSKKANRLSVLLANQNFPQTRTITHTIWAMFGLLPPDVVQAPHRHQSVALDLILDCQPGCYTLVGTQLDERGQIRNPVRVDWRPYSVFVTPPGYWHAHYNESGHEAHLLPIQDAGLHTYLRTLDILFARSNGQISDEAA; encoded by the coding sequence ATGGTGATTGCTTCTAACTCGATCGGTGTAACGGCTGAGGCCCTGCTCTACGACTATCGTGAAGCTGCCAATCCCCTCGGGCAACGCCTGATTTCGCGAGTTCCCTATCAAGACTGGGGTGCAGAGCTGCACCAAGCGCCAGCAACGGCGATTATTCCGCTTGACCTGAGTGAAGCCCTGGGTTGCGAAGGGCCGGCCACCTCGCCCTCCCTCCTAGCGAACTTCGTTCACATTTTGCCAAATCAAGCGATCGAAACCACCGCGATCGCTACTAGCCAGATTTTCTACGTGTTGCGCGGACAGGGCGTGACCCGTGTCGCCGATCAGGAAATTGCTTGGACGGAAGGCTGCTGCCTGGCGCTGCCCACCGATGCGATCGCGACCCACTATGCCCAGACGGATAGCGCCTTCTATTGGGTTCACGATGCACCGTTGCTACGCTACCTCGGCGTCAAACCCGATCGCGCCCGCTTCCAGCCAACGCTCTACCGCCGCCAAGACCTGGAGCAGACCCTCGCTGCGATCGCTGCGGATCCCAAGTCCAAAAAGGCGAATCGTCTTAGCGTCCTACTCGCCAATCAGAACTTTCCCCAGACGCGCACGATCACCCATACGATTTGGGCGATGTTTGGATTGCTGCCGCCCGACGTTGTGCAAGCTCCCCACCGTCACCAATCCGTGGCGCTGGATTTGATTTTGGATTGTCAGCCCGGTTGCTACACCTTGGTGGGCACACAGCTGGATGAGCGCGGTCAAATTCGCAACCCCGTCCGTGTTGACTGGCGGCCCTACTCGGTGTTTGTAACGCCGCCGGGTTACTGGCATGCCCACTACAACGAGTCGGGCCATGAAGCCCATTTGCTGCCGATTCAAGATGCTGGTTTACACACCTATCTGCGGACGCTCGATATTCTGT